A single region of the Chelmon rostratus isolate fCheRos1 chromosome 5, fCheRos1.pri, whole genome shotgun sequence genome encodes:
- the pde4d gene encoding cAMP-specific 3',5'-cyclic phosphodiesterase 4D isoform X2: MKPGQCPGVPTDRSMMHLSHFPFRRHSWICFDVDNGTSSGRSPLDPMASPGSGLILQANFVHSQRRESFLYRSDSDYDLSPKSMSRNSSIASDIHGDDMIVTPFAQVLASLRTVRNNFGALTNLQQDRASNKRSPMCNPPPITKTTFTEEAYQKLATETLEELDWCLDQLETLQTRHSVSEMASNKFKRMLNRELTHLSEMSRSGNQVSEFISSTFLDKQHEVEMPSPQTQKEKEKKNKPMSQISGVKKLQHSSSLTNSNIPRFGVKTETEDELAKELEHVNKWGLNVFKISEFSGNRPLTVMMYTIFQERDLLKTFKIPLDTFITYLMTLEDHYHGDVAYHNNIHAADVTQSTHVLLSTPALEAVFTDLEILAAIFASAIHDVDHPGVSNQFLINTNSELALMYNDSSVLENHHLAVGFKLLQEENCDIFQNLTKKQRQSLRKMVIDIVLATDMSKHMNLLADLKTMVETKKVTSSGVLLLDNYSDRIQVLQNMVHCADLSNPTKPLQLYRQWTDRIMEEFFSQGDRERERGMEISPMCDKHNASVEKNQVGFIDYIVHPLWETWADLVHPDAQDILDTLEDNREWYQSTIPQSPSPALDEPEDGTRPPGGDKFQFELTLEEDGESDTEKDSGSQPEEEEEEEEEEEEEENSCTDSKTLCTQDSESTEIPLDEQVGEDEEEEEEEVAEEGETPCSQPCVVEEEVAEEEEEEEEEKPPHT, translated from the exons TTTTGATGTGGACAATGGCACGTCATCAGGTCGCAGCCCCCTGGACCCCATGGCCAGCCCGGGCTCAGGCCTCATCCTGCAGGCCAATTTTGTCCACAGCCAACGGAGAGAGTCGTTCCTCTACCGCTCAGACAGTGACTACGACCTCTCTCCCAAGTCTATGTCCCGAAACTCCTCCATTGCCAGTGACAT tcATGGTGACGATATGATTGTAACGCCATTTGCACAG GTTCTTGCCAGCTTGAGAACTGTACGAAACAACTTTGGTGCATTAACTAATCTACAGCAAGACAGAGCATCCAATAA GAGATCGCCCATGTGTAACCCACCACCTATCACCAAGACCACCTTTACAG AGGAGGCCTACCAGAAACTGGCCACCGAGaccctggaggagctggactgGTGTCTGGACCAGCTGGAGACGCTGCAGACAAGACACTCAGTCAGTGAGATGGCCTCCAACaag TTTAAGAGGATGCTGAACAGGGAGCTGACTCACCTATCAGAGATGAGCCGCTCTGGGAACCAGGTGTCTGAGTTCATCTCCAGCACCTTCCTGG ACAAGCAACATGAAGTGGAGATGCCATCCCCTCAGACgcagaaggagaaggagaagaagaacaagcCCATGTCTCAGATCAGCGGGGTGAAAAAGCTGCAACACTCCTCCAGCCTCACGAACTCTAATATCCCTCGCTTCGGCGTCAAGACCGAGACCGAGGATGAACTCGctaag GAGCTGGAGCATGTGAATAAATGGGGccttaatgtttttaaaatctcaGAGTTCTCTGGGAATCGGCCGCTGACAGTCATGATGTACACGATATTCCAG GAGAGAGACTtgttaaaaacttttaaaattCCACTCGACACCTTTATAACATACCTGATGACCTTAGAAGACCATTATCATGGCGATGTGGCCTACCATAACAACATCCATGCTGCTGACGTCACCCAGTCAACTCACGTGCTGCTATCCACCCCTGCccttgag GCTGTGTTCACAGACCTTGAGATCCTAGCTGCCATCTTTGCCAGTGCAATTCACGATGTGGACCATCCTGGAGTCTCCAACCAGTTCCTCATCAACACCA ATTCAGAGCTGGCGCTGATGTACAATGACTCGTCGGTGTTGGAGAACCACCATCTAGCAGTTGGTTTCAAGCTTCTACAGGAGGAGAACTGTGACATCTTCCAAAACCtgaccaaaaaacaaagacaatcaCTGCGAAAGATGGTCATTGACATC GTGCTAGCAACAGACATGTCCAAGCACATGAATCTACTTGCTGATCTGAAAACTATGGTGGAAACCAAGAAGGTGACCAGCTCTGgtgtcctgctgctggacaaCTACTCTGACAGGATACAG GTCCTCCAGAACATGGTGCACTGTGCAGACCTGAGCAACCCCACTAAGCCTCTCCAGCTGTACCGGCAGTGGACGGACCGCATCATGGAGGAGTTCTTCAGCcagggggacagagagagggagcggggCATGGAGATCAGCCCCATGTGTGACAAACACAACGCTTCGGTAGAAAAGaaccag GTTGGTTTCATCGACTACATTGTTCACCCGTTGTGGGAGACATGGGCTGACCTGGTCCACCCTGACGCCCAGGACATCCTGGACACGTTGGAAGACAACAGGGAGTGGTACCAAAGCACCATCCCCCAAAGCCCCTCTCCTGCCTTGGACGAGCCTGAAGACGGCACTCGGCCCCCGGGAGGGGACAAGTTCCAATTCGAGCTCACCCTGGAGGAGGACGGGGAGTCGGACACTGAGAAAGACAGCGGCAGCcagccggaggaggaggaagaggaggaggaggaggaggaagaggaggaaaacagctgtACTGACTCTAAAACACTCTGCACGCAGGACTCTGAATCAACAGAGATTCCTTTGGACGAACAGGTGGGGgaggacgaagaagaagaggaggaggaggtggcggaAGAGGGGGAGACACCCTGCTCGCAGCCAtgtgtggtggaggaagaggtagcagaggaggaggaggaggaggaagaggagaaaccCCCACACACATAG
- the pde4d gene encoding cAMP-specific 3',5'-cyclic phosphodiesterase 4D isoform X1, which produces MEPFLVRRLSCRTVQLPPLAFRQAEQYYCDRKPESDTVTVPPRPTTLPLRTPPLIAITSADASSFDVDNGTSSGRSPLDPMASPGSGLILQANFVHSQRRESFLYRSDSDYDLSPKSMSRNSSIASDIHGDDMIVTPFAQVLASLRTVRNNFGALTNLQQDRASNKRSPMCNPPPITKTTFTEEAYQKLATETLEELDWCLDQLETLQTRHSVSEMASNKFKRMLNRELTHLSEMSRSGNQVSEFISSTFLDKQHEVEMPSPQTQKEKEKKNKPMSQISGVKKLQHSSSLTNSNIPRFGVKTETEDELAKELEHVNKWGLNVFKISEFSGNRPLTVMMYTIFQERDLLKTFKIPLDTFITYLMTLEDHYHGDVAYHNNIHAADVTQSTHVLLSTPALEAVFTDLEILAAIFASAIHDVDHPGVSNQFLINTNSELALMYNDSSVLENHHLAVGFKLLQEENCDIFQNLTKKQRQSLRKMVIDIVLATDMSKHMNLLADLKTMVETKKVTSSGVLLLDNYSDRIQVLQNMVHCADLSNPTKPLQLYRQWTDRIMEEFFSQGDRERERGMEISPMCDKHNASVEKNQVGFIDYIVHPLWETWADLVHPDAQDILDTLEDNREWYQSTIPQSPSPALDEPEDGTRPPGGDKFQFELTLEEDGESDTEKDSGSQPEEEEEEEEEEEEEENSCTDSKTLCTQDSESTEIPLDEQVGEDEEEEEEEVAEEGETPCSQPCVVEEEVAEEEEEEEEEKPPHT; this is translated from the exons TTTTGATGTGGACAATGGCACGTCATCAGGTCGCAGCCCCCTGGACCCCATGGCCAGCCCGGGCTCAGGCCTCATCCTGCAGGCCAATTTTGTCCACAGCCAACGGAGAGAGTCGTTCCTCTACCGCTCAGACAGTGACTACGACCTCTCTCCCAAGTCTATGTCCCGAAACTCCTCCATTGCCAGTGACAT tcATGGTGACGATATGATTGTAACGCCATTTGCACAG GTTCTTGCCAGCTTGAGAACTGTACGAAACAACTTTGGTGCATTAACTAATCTACAGCAAGACAGAGCATCCAATAA GAGATCGCCCATGTGTAACCCACCACCTATCACCAAGACCACCTTTACAG AGGAGGCCTACCAGAAACTGGCCACCGAGaccctggaggagctggactgGTGTCTGGACCAGCTGGAGACGCTGCAGACAAGACACTCAGTCAGTGAGATGGCCTCCAACaag TTTAAGAGGATGCTGAACAGGGAGCTGACTCACCTATCAGAGATGAGCCGCTCTGGGAACCAGGTGTCTGAGTTCATCTCCAGCACCTTCCTGG ACAAGCAACATGAAGTGGAGATGCCATCCCCTCAGACgcagaaggagaaggagaagaagaacaagcCCATGTCTCAGATCAGCGGGGTGAAAAAGCTGCAACACTCCTCCAGCCTCACGAACTCTAATATCCCTCGCTTCGGCGTCAAGACCGAGACCGAGGATGAACTCGctaag GAGCTGGAGCATGTGAATAAATGGGGccttaatgtttttaaaatctcaGAGTTCTCTGGGAATCGGCCGCTGACAGTCATGATGTACACGATATTCCAG GAGAGAGACTtgttaaaaacttttaaaattCCACTCGACACCTTTATAACATACCTGATGACCTTAGAAGACCATTATCATGGCGATGTGGCCTACCATAACAACATCCATGCTGCTGACGTCACCCAGTCAACTCACGTGCTGCTATCCACCCCTGCccttgag GCTGTGTTCACAGACCTTGAGATCCTAGCTGCCATCTTTGCCAGTGCAATTCACGATGTGGACCATCCTGGAGTCTCCAACCAGTTCCTCATCAACACCA ATTCAGAGCTGGCGCTGATGTACAATGACTCGTCGGTGTTGGAGAACCACCATCTAGCAGTTGGTTTCAAGCTTCTACAGGAGGAGAACTGTGACATCTTCCAAAACCtgaccaaaaaacaaagacaatcaCTGCGAAAGATGGTCATTGACATC GTGCTAGCAACAGACATGTCCAAGCACATGAATCTACTTGCTGATCTGAAAACTATGGTGGAAACCAAGAAGGTGACCAGCTCTGgtgtcctgctgctggacaaCTACTCTGACAGGATACAG GTCCTCCAGAACATGGTGCACTGTGCAGACCTGAGCAACCCCACTAAGCCTCTCCAGCTGTACCGGCAGTGGACGGACCGCATCATGGAGGAGTTCTTCAGCcagggggacagagagagggagcggggCATGGAGATCAGCCCCATGTGTGACAAACACAACGCTTCGGTAGAAAAGaaccag GTTGGTTTCATCGACTACATTGTTCACCCGTTGTGGGAGACATGGGCTGACCTGGTCCACCCTGACGCCCAGGACATCCTGGACACGTTGGAAGACAACAGGGAGTGGTACCAAAGCACCATCCCCCAAAGCCCCTCTCCTGCCTTGGACGAGCCTGAAGACGGCACTCGGCCCCCGGGAGGGGACAAGTTCCAATTCGAGCTCACCCTGGAGGAGGACGGGGAGTCGGACACTGAGAAAGACAGCGGCAGCcagccggaggaggaggaagaggaggaggaggaggaggaagaggaggaaaacagctgtACTGACTCTAAAACACTCTGCACGCAGGACTCTGAATCAACAGAGATTCCTTTGGACGAACAGGTGGGGgaggacgaagaagaagaggaggaggaggtggcggaAGAGGGGGAGACACCCTGCTCGCAGCCAtgtgtggtggaggaagaggtagcagaggaggaggaggaggaggaagaggagaaaccCCCACACACATAG
- the pde4d gene encoding cAMP-specific 3',5'-cyclic phosphodiesterase 4D isoform X3, with protein sequence MSIILKPRSRSTSSLKNTEGICFDVDNGTSSGRSPLDPMASPGSGLILQANFVHSQRRESFLYRSDSDYDLSPKSMSRNSSIASDIHGDDMIVTPFAQVLASLRTVRNNFGALTNLQQDRASNKRSPMCNPPPITKTTFTEEAYQKLATETLEELDWCLDQLETLQTRHSVSEMASNKFKRMLNRELTHLSEMSRSGNQVSEFISSTFLDKQHEVEMPSPQTQKEKEKKNKPMSQISGVKKLQHSSSLTNSNIPRFGVKTETEDELAKELEHVNKWGLNVFKISEFSGNRPLTVMMYTIFQERDLLKTFKIPLDTFITYLMTLEDHYHGDVAYHNNIHAADVTQSTHVLLSTPALEAVFTDLEILAAIFASAIHDVDHPGVSNQFLINTNSELALMYNDSSVLENHHLAVGFKLLQEENCDIFQNLTKKQRQSLRKMVIDIVLATDMSKHMNLLADLKTMVETKKVTSSGVLLLDNYSDRIQVLQNMVHCADLSNPTKPLQLYRQWTDRIMEEFFSQGDRERERGMEISPMCDKHNASVEKNQVGFIDYIVHPLWETWADLVHPDAQDILDTLEDNREWYQSTIPQSPSPALDEPEDGTRPPGGDKFQFELTLEEDGESDTEKDSGSQPEEEEEEEEEEEEEENSCTDSKTLCTQDSESTEIPLDEQVGEDEEEEEEEVAEEGETPCSQPCVVEEEVAEEEEEEEEEKPPHT encoded by the exons TTTTGATGTGGACAATGGCACGTCATCAGGTCGCAGCCCCCTGGACCCCATGGCCAGCCCGGGCTCAGGCCTCATCCTGCAGGCCAATTTTGTCCACAGCCAACGGAGAGAGTCGTTCCTCTACCGCTCAGACAGTGACTACGACCTCTCTCCCAAGTCTATGTCCCGAAACTCCTCCATTGCCAGTGACAT tcATGGTGACGATATGATTGTAACGCCATTTGCACAG GTTCTTGCCAGCTTGAGAACTGTACGAAACAACTTTGGTGCATTAACTAATCTACAGCAAGACAGAGCATCCAATAA GAGATCGCCCATGTGTAACCCACCACCTATCACCAAGACCACCTTTACAG AGGAGGCCTACCAGAAACTGGCCACCGAGaccctggaggagctggactgGTGTCTGGACCAGCTGGAGACGCTGCAGACAAGACACTCAGTCAGTGAGATGGCCTCCAACaag TTTAAGAGGATGCTGAACAGGGAGCTGACTCACCTATCAGAGATGAGCCGCTCTGGGAACCAGGTGTCTGAGTTCATCTCCAGCACCTTCCTGG ACAAGCAACATGAAGTGGAGATGCCATCCCCTCAGACgcagaaggagaaggagaagaagaacaagcCCATGTCTCAGATCAGCGGGGTGAAAAAGCTGCAACACTCCTCCAGCCTCACGAACTCTAATATCCCTCGCTTCGGCGTCAAGACCGAGACCGAGGATGAACTCGctaag GAGCTGGAGCATGTGAATAAATGGGGccttaatgtttttaaaatctcaGAGTTCTCTGGGAATCGGCCGCTGACAGTCATGATGTACACGATATTCCAG GAGAGAGACTtgttaaaaacttttaaaattCCACTCGACACCTTTATAACATACCTGATGACCTTAGAAGACCATTATCATGGCGATGTGGCCTACCATAACAACATCCATGCTGCTGACGTCACCCAGTCAACTCACGTGCTGCTATCCACCCCTGCccttgag GCTGTGTTCACAGACCTTGAGATCCTAGCTGCCATCTTTGCCAGTGCAATTCACGATGTGGACCATCCTGGAGTCTCCAACCAGTTCCTCATCAACACCA ATTCAGAGCTGGCGCTGATGTACAATGACTCGTCGGTGTTGGAGAACCACCATCTAGCAGTTGGTTTCAAGCTTCTACAGGAGGAGAACTGTGACATCTTCCAAAACCtgaccaaaaaacaaagacaatcaCTGCGAAAGATGGTCATTGACATC GTGCTAGCAACAGACATGTCCAAGCACATGAATCTACTTGCTGATCTGAAAACTATGGTGGAAACCAAGAAGGTGACCAGCTCTGgtgtcctgctgctggacaaCTACTCTGACAGGATACAG GTCCTCCAGAACATGGTGCACTGTGCAGACCTGAGCAACCCCACTAAGCCTCTCCAGCTGTACCGGCAGTGGACGGACCGCATCATGGAGGAGTTCTTCAGCcagggggacagagagagggagcggggCATGGAGATCAGCCCCATGTGTGACAAACACAACGCTTCGGTAGAAAAGaaccag GTTGGTTTCATCGACTACATTGTTCACCCGTTGTGGGAGACATGGGCTGACCTGGTCCACCCTGACGCCCAGGACATCCTGGACACGTTGGAAGACAACAGGGAGTGGTACCAAAGCACCATCCCCCAAAGCCCCTCTCCTGCCTTGGACGAGCCTGAAGACGGCACTCGGCCCCCGGGAGGGGACAAGTTCCAATTCGAGCTCACCCTGGAGGAGGACGGGGAGTCGGACACTGAGAAAGACAGCGGCAGCcagccggaggaggaggaagaggaggaggaggaggaggaagaggaggaaaacagctgtACTGACTCTAAAACACTCTGCACGCAGGACTCTGAATCAACAGAGATTCCTTTGGACGAACAGGTGGGGgaggacgaagaagaagaggaggaggaggtggcggaAGAGGGGGAGACACCCTGCTCGCAGCCAtgtgtggtggaggaagaggtagcagaggaggaggaggaggaggaagaggagaaaccCCCACACACATAG
- the rab3c gene encoding ras-related protein Rab-3C: MDLYGKMAATQDVKGKGEGGDQNFDYMFKLLIIGNSSVGKTSFLFRYADDAFTSAFVSTVGIDFKVKTVYKNDKRIKLQIWDTAGQERYRTITTAYYRGAMGFILMYDITNEESFGAVQDWSTQIKTYSWDNAQVVLAGNKCDMEEERVVSVDSGRLLAEQLGFEFFETSAKDNINVKQTFERLVDLICDKMSESLDTDPAVTTGAPTAKLTDSAPPLQQPGCNC; encoded by the exons ATGGCTGCCACTCAGGATGTGAAAGGGAAGGGCGAGGGAGGGGACCAAAACTTTGACTACATGTTCAAGCTGCTGATCATCGGCAACAGCAGCGTGGGCAAGACGTCTTTCCTGTTCCGCTACGCCGACGACGCCTTCACTTCGGCCTTCGTCAGCACAGTGGGCATCGACTTCAAAGTgaagactgtgtacaagaaCGACAAGAGGATCAAACTGCAGATCTGG GACACAGCAGGCCAGGAGCGCTACAGGACCATCACCACTGCGTACTACCGCGGGGCCATGGGCTTCATCCTAATGTACGACATCACCAATGAGGAGTCCTTCGGCGCTGTGCAGGACTG GTCAACCCAGATAAAAACCTACTCGTGGGATAATGCACAGGTGGTGCTTGCTGGAAATAAGTGCGATatggaagaggagagagtggTCTCAGTGGATAGCGGCAGACTGCTGGCAGAACAGTTGG GCTTTGAGTTCTTCGAGACCAGCGCCAAGGACAACATCAACGTGAAGCAGACCTTTGAACGTCTCGTTGACCTAATTTGCGACAAGATGTCCGAGAGCTTGGACACTGATCCGGCCGTCACCACGGGAGCTCCCACTGCCAAACTCACGGACAGCGCTCCGCCCCTGCAGCAGCCTGGATGCAACTGTTAG